In a genomic window of Quercus lobata isolate SW786 chromosome 4, ValleyOak3.0 Primary Assembly, whole genome shotgun sequence:
- the LOC115986458 gene encoding annexin D3, with protein MGTLRVPVVVPSPDQDCERLKKAFDGWGTDEAAIIWVLGHRNASQRRKIKDRYQQLYNESLIDSLYSELSGDYRKAVILWTQDPPERDAKLAKDELKTKKEGVNHLKVIVEIACASSSHHLMAVRQAYCSLFDCSLEEDIVSTVSPPLRKLLLGLVSSYRYDKELVDNMIVKSEAATLHEAIKTKQLDHDQVVWILSTRNVFQLRATFDYYKLHYGKPIDKDIMSCGKGDLESLLKMVIWCIHFPEKHFAEVIRDSIMGLGTDEDSLTRAIVTRAEIDTMKIRGEYNMMYNDSLDNAVTGDTSGDYRNFLMTLLGAKI; from the exons atggGTACTCTGAGAGTTCCAGTTGTTGTTCCTTCTCCAGACCAAGACTGTGAGAGACTGAAGAAAGCCTTTGATG GATGGGGAACGGATGAGGCGGCGATTATATGGGTTTTAGGCCACAGAAATGCAAGCCAAAGGCGGAAAATTAAGGACAGATATCAACAGCTTTACAATGAATCACTCATTGACAGTCTCTATTCTGAACTCTCTGGTGATTATAGA AAAGCAGTGATTTTGTGGACACAAGATCCTCCGGAAAGGGACGCCAAACTGGCAAAGGATGAATTAAAGACAAAGAAGGAAGGAGTCAATCACCTAAAAGTGATAGTTGAGATAGCATGTGCATCATCTTCTCACCATCTGATGGCAGTCAGGCAGGCCTACTGTTCTCTCTTTGATTGCTCACTTGAAGAGGATATTGTGTCTACTGTTTCTCCACCACTCAGAAAG CTTCTACTGGGTCTCGTGAGCTCGTACAGGTATGACAAAGAATTGGTGGATAATATGATCGTCAAATCAGAGGCAGCTACACTACATGAAGCCATCAAAACAAAGCAATTAGATCATGATCAGGTTGTGTGGATACTCAGCACAAGGAATGTCTTTCAGCTCAGAGCTACTTTTGACTACTACAAGCTACACTATGGAAAACCCATTGACAAG GATATTATGAGTTGTGGGAAGGGAGACTTGGAGTCTCTTTTGAAAATGGTAATTTGGTGCATTCACTTTCCTGAGAAACATTTTGCAGAG GTAATTAGAGATTCCATTATGGGGTTAGGGACAGATGAAGATTCTCTAACAAGAGCAATTGTAACTCGAGCTGAAATCGATACAATGAAAATCAGAGGGGAGTATAACATGATGTACAATGACAGCCTTGACAATGCAGTTACTGGTGATACATCAGGAGACTACAGAAACTTCTTAATGACTTTGCTTGGAGCAAAAATATGA
- the LOC115987092 gene encoding annexin D4 encodes MAHPDELETLTKAFSGHGIHEQALISILGKWQPEEKKSFRKGNPNLFIEDERNFERWDDQHVRLLKHEFMRFKNAVVLWTMHPWERDARLVKEALKKGPQSYGILIEISCTRSADELLGTRRAYHSLFDHSIEEDVAYHVNGSERKLFVALVSAYRYEGSKVKEGIAKSEAMTLSNAIKEADNRKPIEDDEVIRILSTRSKPHLQAIYKHYNEISGKNIDEELDIDLRLKETVQCLCSPQKYFIKVLDTALTKDTDKNIKKALTRVIVTRADTDMKEIKQEYNNQFGVPLSKKIEDTTNGNYKDFLLTLIARGG; translated from the exons ATGGCTCACCCTGATGAGTTGGAAACTCTAACCAAGGCCTTCTCAG GACATGGAATCCACGAGCAGGCATTAATATCAATATTGGGAAAATGGCAGCCGGAGGAAAAGAAATCCTTCCGGAAAGGAAATCCCAACTTGTTCATAGAGGATGAACGTAACTTTGAGCGCTGGGATGATCAGCATGTTAGACTTCTCAAGCATGAATTCATGCGTTTTAAG AATGCTGTTGTGCTTTGGACCATGCATCCATGGGAAAGGGATGCTCGTTTGGTGAAGGAGGCCTTGAAGAAAGGGCCACAATCTTATGGTATCCTCATAGAGATTTCATGCACCAGATCAGCTGACGAACTATTAGGAACAAGGAGAGCCTATCATTCCCTATTTGACCACTCCATTGAGGAAGATGTTGCTTACCACGTCAATGGCAGTGAACGCAAG CTCTTTGTTGCACTTGTAAGCGCCTATAGGTATGAGGGATCAAAGGTTAAGGAAGGTATAGCAAAATCTGAGGCTATGACACTTTCTAATGCCATAAAAGAAGCTGATAACAGGAAGCCCATCGAGGACGATGAGGTGATAAGGATACTATCAACAAGAAGCAAGCCCCATCTCCAAGCAATATATAAGCACTACAATGAGATTTCTGGCAAGAACATTGATGAG GAACTTGATATTGATTTGAGGCTAAAGGAAACAGTGCAATGTCTATGCAGTCCTCAAAAATATTTCATCAAG GTCTTGGACACAGCATTGACAAAGGATACTGATAAGAATATCAAAAAAGCACTTACTCGAGTAATTGTAACCCGAGCTGACACAGATATGAAGGAGATCAAACAAGAGTACAATAACCAATTTGGGGTTCCTCTGTccaagaaaattgaagatacaACCAATGGGAACTATAAGGATTTCTTGCTCACTTTAattgcaagaggtggctaa
- the LOC115987703 gene encoding pentatricopeptide repeat-containing protein At5g01110, with product MATQRLLFQKPFLRVRTFTAYTRPSFHAQAYSHSPFSLSSPPKPDSNHDLRTLQNQEEPTSSTPSVSDSFLVEKILFSLKQGNPSPLCNYLFRLNPLVVVEVLCRCRENLQLGQKFVDLIVLNCPNFKHSSQSLSAMVHVLVRSRRLSDAQLLILRMVRKSGVSRGEIVESLVSMCDNLEWSSLVFDLLIRTYVQARKLREGSEAFRVLRSKGFCVSINACNSLLGGLVKVGWVHLAWDVYGEVVTSGIDLNVYTLNIMVNALCKDQKIDNVKIFLLKMEEKGVFPDIVTYNTLINAYCREGLLDEAFEVMNSMPGKGLKPGLVTYNAIINGLCKKGKYARAKEVLDELLWNGLSPDTTTYNTLLVESCRKDNILEAEAIFNEMLHRGVIPDLVSFSSLIGVFMRNGHLDQALVHFRNMKKAGLVPDNVIYTILIDGYCRNGIMLEALKMRDEMLERGCVMDVVTYNTILNGLCREKMLADADQFFNEMLERGVFPDFYTFTTLIHGYCKDGNMNRALNLFETMTQRNLKPDIVTYNTLIDGFCKVGEMEKAKELWVDMSSRGITPNHISYGIVINGFCSMGHVSEAFGFWDEMVEKGIKPSLVTCNTVIKGFCRSGNALKADEFLRKMLSKGIVPDSITYNTLINGYVREENMDKAFVLLNKMEKQGLFPDVITYNVILNGFCRQGRMKEAELILQKMIEKGVNPDRFTYTSLINGHVSQDNLKEAFRFHDEMLQRGFVPDDKF from the coding sequence ATGGCGACTCAACGGCTGCTTTTCCAAAAACCCTTTCTCAGAGTCAGAACCTTCACAGCCTACACAAGACCTTCATTCCATGCACAAGCTTATTCTCACAGtcctttctccctctcttctccTCCAAAGCCTGACTCCAACCATGACCTTAGAACCCTCCAAAACCAGGAAGAACCAACTTCATCAACTCCTTCTGTATCAGATTCTTTCTTGGTGGAAAAGATTCTTTTCAGCTTAAAGCAAGGTAATCCCAGTCCTTTGTGTAACTATCTCTTTCGGTTAAACCCTTTAGTTGTAGTTGAAGTTCTTTGTCGCTGCCGTGAAAATTTGCAACTGGGTCAGAAATTTGTTGACTTAATTGTGTTAAATTGTCCAAACTTTAAACATTCATCACAATCTTTGAGTGCAATGGTTCATGTTTTGGTGCGTAGCCGGAGGCTATCAGATGCACAATTGTTGATTCTTAGAATGGTTAGGAAGAGCGGAGTATCAAGGGGTGAGATTGTTGAGTCTTTGGTTTCGATGTGTGATAATTTGGAGTGGAGTTCATTAGTTTTTGATTTGTTAATTAGGACTTATGTGCAAGCTAGGAAGTTAAGAGAAGGGTCTGAGGCATTTCGTGTGTTGAGAAGTAAAGGATTTTGTGTTTCTATCAATGCTTGTAATAGTCTTCTTGGTGGGCTTGTGAAGGTGGGGTGGGTTCATTTGGCATGGGACGTGTATGGGGAAGTTGTTACAAGTGGGATTGATTTGAATGTTTATACACTCAATATTATGGTTAATGCATTGTGTAAAGaccaaaaaattgataatgtgAAGATCTTCTTATTGAAAATGGAAGAAAAGGGGGTTTTTCCAGATATTGTAACTTATAATACATTAATCAATGCATATTGTCGTGAAGGGCTATTAGATGAAGCTTTTGAAGTAATGAACTCAATGCCAGGAAAGGGCTTGAAACCAGGCCTTGTCACTTACAATGCTATCATAAATGGTTTATGTAAGAAGGGAAAGTATGCCAGAGCAAAGGAAGTATTGGATGAGTTGTTGTGGAATGGTTTGAGTCCTGATACTACTACTTACAACACACTACTCGTTGAGAGTTGTAGGAAGGATAATATTTTGGAAGCTGAAGcgatttttaatgaaatgttgCATCGTGGTGTTATTCCTGATTTAGTTAGCTTTAGTTCACTTATTGGGGTTTTCATGAGGAATGGGCATCTTGATCAAGCATTAGTGCATTTTAGAAATATGAAGAAAGCTGGCTTGGTTCCGGATAATGTGATTTATACTATTCTTATAGATGGGTATTGTAGAAATGGCATTATGTTAGAGGCTTTGAAGATGCGGGATGAAATGCTAGAGCGGGGTTGTGTTATGGATGTGGTTACATACAACACCATTTTGAATGGGTTGTGCAGGGAGAAGATGCTTGCTGATGCAGATCAGTTCTTCAATGAGATGTTGGAAAGAGGTGTATTTCCTGATTTCTACACTTTCACCACTCTCATTCATGGGTATTGTAAGGATGGGAATATGAATAGAGCACTTAACTTATTTGAGACTATGACTCAAAGGAATCTGAAACCTGACATAGTGACATACAATACATTAATTGATGGATTTTGCAAAGTGGGTGAAATGGAGAAAGCTAAGGAGTTATGGGTTGATATGAGCTCTAGAGGGATTACTCCCAATCACATTTCGTATGGGATTGTCATTAATGGATTTTGTAGCATGGGCCATGTATCTGAGGCATTCGGCTTCTGGGATGAGATGGTTGAAAAAGGTATCAAACCCTCCCTGGTGACTTGCAACACTGTAATAAAGGGCTTTTGCCGGTCAGGTAATGCATTAAAGGCAGATGAGTTCTTGAGAAAAATGTTGTCAAAAGGAATTGTTCCTGATAGCATTACATATAATACTCTAATTAATGGCTATGTAAGAGAAGAGAATATGGACAAAGCTTTTGTTTTACTTAACAAGATGGAGAAACAAGGGCTGTTTCCTGATGTTATTACatataatgtaattttgaaTGGGTTTTGTCGACAAGGTAGAATGAAAGAGGCAGAACTGATATTGCAGAAGATGATTGAGAAAGGGGTAAACCCTGATAGATTCACATACACCTCATTGATAAATGGACATGTGAGCCAGGACAACCTGAAGGAGGCATTTCGGTTCCACGATGAAATGCTACAAAGAGGATTTGTGCCTGATGATAAATTCTAA